Proteins co-encoded in one Deltaproteobacteria bacterium genomic window:
- a CDS encoding ATP-binding cassette domain-containing protein produces the protein MGIVELRGVKKTYQEGKVEVPALRGVNLSVEKGGFLALAGPSGSGKTTLLNIIGGLDSADSGSVTVNGNDLNAMSQSQLAQLRLQRIGFVFQAYNLIPVLSAAENVEYVMLLQGVPQQERRSKAQDILDEVGLSGLSDRRPGELSGGQQQRVAVARAIVSNPAIVLADEPTANLDSDTGRGLLEMMKSMNEKREVTFIFSTHDTMVMEFARRLVLIRDGLVDDDRVK, from the coding sequence ATGGGAATCGTTGAGCTCAGGGGTGTGAAGAAAACCTACCAGGAAGGGAAAGTCGAGGTTCCCGCGCTTAGGGGCGTGAACCTCTCGGTTGAAAAGGGGGGCTTTCTCGCCCTTGCCGGCCCTTCGGGTTCGGGGAAGACGACCCTTTTGAACATCATCGGGGGCCTGGACTCGGCTGATTCGGGGAGCGTGACGGTCAATGGAAACGACCTGAATGCTATGAGCCAGTCCCAGCTGGCACAGCTGCGTCTCCAGAGGATCGGTTTCGTGTTCCAGGCCTACAACCTGATTCCCGTTTTGTCGGCAGCAGAGAATGTGGAATACGTGATGCTTCTCCAGGGAGTTCCCCAGCAGGAGCGGCGGAGCAAGGCGCAGGATATCCTGGACGAGGTGGGGCTCTCGGGTCTTAGCGACAGGAGGCCGGGCGAGCTGTCGGGAGGGCAGCAGCAGCGGGTTGCCGTGGCGCGTGCCATCGTCTCGAATCCGGCGATCGTCCTGGCCGACGAGCCCACGGCGAACCTCGATTCCGACACGGGAAGGGGGCTTCTGGAAATGATGAAGAGCATGAACGAGAAAAGAGAGGTCACCTTCATCTTCTCCACCCACGATACCATGGTCATGGAGTTTGCCCGTCGCCTCGTGTTGATTCGGGACGGGCTGGTGGATGATGACCGGGTCAAATGA
- a CDS encoding prolipoprotein diacylglyceryl transferase translates to MLPSLYIPPYKLFGYIPINPFGVLVALAVIVGFKIGRRRAVQTGLDPDIMADGMFWLLIVAFVMAHLVSDILYYPDEVRKNPLTLLAVWRGLSSYGGFIGGALGALVYFRWKKVPVLRYGEAVIFGLVHGWVIGRIGCTIVFDHPGRQTDFILAMADPSGVVRHNLGMYEMFLTLLLIIVLHATRNTRPFEGFQPALVMLLYAPARFLLDTLRVADTRYLGLTPGQYFSVLLMALALVWLIRGFGRKTVKSSR, encoded by the coding sequence ATGCTGCCGAGCCTCTACATTCCCCCATACAAGCTTTTCGGGTACATCCCGATCAACCCCTTCGGCGTGCTGGTCGCTCTCGCCGTGATCGTGGGATTCAAGATCGGCCGGAGGCGAGCAGTTCAAACCGGCCTCGATCCCGACATCATGGCCGACGGGATGTTCTGGCTCCTCATCGTAGCGTTCGTCATGGCCCACCTGGTATCGGACATCCTCTACTACCCCGACGAAGTCAGGAAGAACCCCCTTACCCTTCTTGCGGTCTGGAGGGGGCTCTCCTCGTACGGGGGGTTCATCGGCGGCGCCCTCGGCGCCCTCGTCTACTTCCGGTGGAAAAAGGTGCCCGTTTTGCGGTACGGCGAGGCGGTCATCTTCGGCCTCGTCCACGGCTGGGTCATCGGCCGCATCGGCTGTACGATCGTGTTCGATCACCCGGGCCGGCAGACAGACTTCATCCTCGCCATGGCGGACCCCTCGGGCGTGGTGCGCCACAACCTGGGCATGTACGAGATGTTTCTGACCCTTTTGCTCATAATCGTCCTCCACGCAACCAGGAACACCCGCCCCTTCGAAGGTTTCCAGCCGGCACTGGTCATGCTCCTCTACGCGCCGGCCCGCTTCCTGCTCGACACCCTTCGCGTGGCCGACACGAGATACCTCGGTCTTACCCCCGGGCAGTACTTCTCGGTGCTGCTGATGGCGTTGGCCCTCGTATGGCTCATCAGGGGCTTCGGTCGGAAAACCGTTAAAAGTAGTAGGTGA
- a CDS encoding FMN-binding glutamate synthase family protein: MGNLRRPNANTATGTFNRSRGVVPMSGICTDCLDGCKGGCEVWLSSFRGREVLYPGPFGRITAGADKDYPIDYSHINIHGYAVGAKGLPDDMEPGPDTAVFSNVNVETEYGWEKKVKMSVPVFTGALGSTDIARVNWEHFAVGAAISGITLVCGENVCGIDPRLEINGAGKVTKSPEMDRRIETYNRYHEGYGEILIQLNVEDTRLGVAEYVHEKHGLETIELKWGQGAKCIGGEIKVRELARALELKRRGYVVLPDPEEHAVQEAYRDRGLREFERHSRLGFVTKEAFMAEVERLRGIGFSRITLKTGAYSAAELAMALRYGAEAEIDLITIDGAPGGTGMSPWPMMNEWGIPTFYIQSLTYEFCEKLREKGFRVPDIAIAGGFSSEDGVFKAIAMGSPYVKAVCMGRALMIPGMLGKNIEHWLQTEDLPKTISKYGTRVEEIFLNYDELKEKYGKEMENIPLGAVALFTFSRKMAIGLQQLMAGSRNFRLSTISRSDLMALTEDAAKVSGIPYVMDSYREEAERILDE; encoded by the coding sequence ATGGGAAATTTAAGACGTCCGAATGCAAACACGGCGACGGGTACCTTCAACCGGTCGCGTGGTGTAGTTCCCATGTCGGGTATTTGCACCGACTGTCTCGACGGGTGCAAGGGCGGATGTGAGGTATGGTTATCATCATTCAGGGGGCGGGAGGTTCTCTATCCGGGCCCGTTCGGGAGGATAACGGCGGGTGCCGACAAGGATTATCCCATAGACTATTCCCACATCAATATCCACGGGTATGCAGTGGGGGCAAAGGGCCTCCCTGATGACATGGAGCCGGGGCCCGATACGGCGGTATTTTCAAACGTCAACGTGGAGACCGAATACGGCTGGGAGAAAAAGGTCAAGATGAGCGTCCCCGTATTTACCGGGGCCCTCGGTTCAACGGACATAGCCAGGGTCAACTGGGAGCACTTTGCCGTGGGGGCTGCTATCTCCGGGATTACGCTGGTGTGCGGCGAAAACGTGTGCGGTATCGATCCGAGGCTGGAGATAAACGGCGCCGGGAAGGTCACAAAATCGCCCGAGATGGACCGGAGGATCGAGACCTACAACCGGTATCACGAGGGGTACGGGGAGATCCTCATACAGCTGAACGTTGAAGATACCCGGCTCGGTGTTGCTGAATATGTTCACGAAAAGCACGGCCTTGAAACGATAGAGCTCAAGTGGGGTCAGGGGGCAAAGTGCATCGGCGGGGAGATAAAGGTGCGGGAGCTGGCAAGGGCGCTGGAGCTGAAAAGGAGGGGTTACGTTGTCCTCCCCGACCCGGAGGAGCACGCCGTACAGGAGGCTTACAGAGACAGGGGCTTGAGGGAGTTCGAGAGGCATTCCCGGCTCGGCTTTGTGACGAAGGAGGCCTTCATGGCCGAGGTGGAGCGGCTCCGGGGGATCGGTTTCAGCAGAATAACCCTGAAAACCGGTGCATATTCGGCTGCAGAGCTCGCCATGGCACTGCGGTACGGTGCCGAGGCGGAAATCGACCTGATCACCATAGACGGCGCCCCCGGCGGCACGGGAATGAGCCCCTGGCCGATGATGAACGAGTGGGGAATTCCCACGTTCTACATCCAGAGCCTTACGTACGAATTCTGCGAGAAACTGAGAGAGAAAGGTTTCCGTGTCCCCGACATTGCCATCGCGGGGGGCTTTTCCTCCGAGGACGGGGTATTCAAGGCAATAGCCATGGGAAGCCCTTACGTCAAGGCAGTCTGCATGGGCAGAGCCCTCATGATACCGGGCATGCTCGGAAAGAACATCGAGCACTGGCTGCAGACGGAAGACCTTCCGAAGACCATCTCCAAATATGGTACCAGGGTAGAAGAGATCTTCCTCAACTACGACGAATTGAAAGAGAAATACGGCAAGGAGATGGAGAACATACCCCTGGGCGCCGTGGCGCTCTTCACCTTCAGCAGAAAGATGGCGATCGGCCTGCAGCAGTTAATGGCAGGGAGCAGGAATTTCAGGCTCTCCACCATCTCGCGCAGCGACCTGATGGCCCTGACGGAGGATGCGGCAAAGGTCTCCGGCATCCCCTACGTCATGGATTCCTACAGGGAGGAGGCGGAAAGGATCCTTGACGAGTAG
- a CDS encoding hotdog fold thioesterase has product MDAFEPKDPDFEKRVTRSFNRQKFMNLIEARLARVEPGFCEIHLPFREDLTQHHGYFHAGVIGTIADNAGGFAALTLMPPGASVLTVEYKLNLLAPGDGDLLVARGQVTRAGRTLTVCMTEVYAEKSGAKKLCATSLMTLIAALGRDEVG; this is encoded by the coding sequence ATGGATGCCTTTGAGCCGAAAGACCCGGATTTTGAAAAACGAGTAACCAGAAGTTTCAACCGCCAGAAGTTCATGAATCTGATCGAGGCCAGGCTCGCAAGGGTCGAGCCCGGATTCTGTGAGATCCACCTGCCCTTCAGGGAGGATCTCACCCAGCATCACGGGTATTTTCACGCAGGCGTGATCGGCACCATCGCCGACAACGCGGGAGGCTTTGCCGCCCTTACCCTTATGCCCCCGGGCGCTTCGGTGCTCACCGTGGAGTACAAACTGAATCTCCTCGCTCCCGGGGACGGCGATCTCCTCGTTGCCCGCGGGCAGGTGACGAGGGCCGGGAGGACGCTCACGGTGTGCATGACCGAGGTATACGCTGAGAAAAGCGGTGCGAAAAAGCTCTGCGCCACGTCGCTGATGACGCTCATAGCGGCCCTTGGCAGGGACGAGGTGGGTTGA